One window of Pyrus communis chromosome 12, drPyrComm1.1, whole genome shotgun sequence genomic DNA carries:
- the LOC137709775 gene encoding uncharacterized protein, translating to MELNLNFMKWRPNWQLRKCCNHDQVIFLISVAVCTVVILVLWRTVLMTPFKLITVFLHEVSHAIACLLTCGKVEGIKVQADEGGVTQTRGGISWIILPAGYLGSSFWGMILILASTKHLTTQIAAGCFIVALIIVFFLAKNWTLRGLCIGFIVLFAAIWYLQEATPVHMLREVILFTGVMNSLFSVYDIYDDLISRRINTSDAERFADECPCCTGCGWGVIWAFISFTYLCGSVYLALVILSPRL from the exons atggagttgaatttgaatttcatgAAATGGAGGCCAAATTGGCAACTCAGAAAATGCTGCAACCACGACCAAGTAATCTTCCTCATCTCCGTTGCTGTCTGCACTGTTGTTATACTTGTG CTGTGGAGGACAGTGCTGATGACACCTTTCAAGCTTATAACCGTGTTCCTTCACGAGGTGAGCCATGCAATCGCTTGTCTGCTTACATGTGGTAAG GTGGAAGGGATTAAAGTTCAGGCAGATGAAGGTGGAGTCACACAAACCCGTGGCGGCATATCCTGGATAATTTTGCCAGCCGGAT ATCTTGGTTCATCGTTTTGGGGGATGATATTGATTCTTGCATCTACGAAGCATCTCACTACACAAATCGCTGCTGGCTGTTTCATCGTTGCCCTAATTATTGTATTCTTTTTAGCTAAAAAT TGGACGCTTCGAGGACTTTGCATCG GATTCATTGTTTTATTTGCTGCAATTTGGTATCTGCAAGAAGCAACGCCGGTTCATATGCTTAGGGAAGTGATTCTGTTCACCG GTGTGATGAACAGCTTGTTTTCGGTGTATG ATATATACGATGATCTTATATCGCGGAGAATTAATACGAGTGATGCTGAAAGATTTGCAGATGAGTGTCCCTGCTGTACTGGATGTGGATGGGGTGTCATTTG GGCGTTCATATCTTTCACATATCTCTGTGGATCTGTGTACCTTGCTCTTGTGATCTTGTCTCCACGTCTGTGA